A genomic stretch from Candidatus Latescibacterota bacterium includes:
- a CDS encoding CapA family protein, whose product MSRLALVALALLLATAAAASPLPRSGDQPRAPMARGDIVEDFESGSVTLDSYPGQDAEPGAWELITSGTHEGSAFSLRIFGNSWKTESVSPRVVTAGTVWQVAVHVEDVGEMQAFGVGDGANELLYTLAGDQLPTGPTWWTVYQGAFPTGEWRVYLLPIGEDWQATHGYLPTVDRLIFVNDNDDGGQGETRFDAVVDVTDDLPVPPTVDATYTVTALTRLAADRWRAGVQFDATVTDPDSPSHEYFWDFGDGTSSAEPAPYHDFVVQADYHYAVGLIVTDPDGLTGGDTCQVAVEPGESQGPITVNFVGDIMIGRSYESPGGIIATQGVDAIFAPSKPIFADAADLSVCNLECAFTDQGTAHPTKSVVFRARPENFVGVANAGIDLCDLGNNHIVDYGEIGMLQTQQLCDDAGIAWMGAGSDDRRALASAFLSERGIRLGFLGLSNRTGRRWNYQPFLDAGASKPGFAYLIPKNLEEAIDAVRDEADIVIVQTHSGNEYETQGAPDEGEPGGAKSLPGGSLPLVEPPVEAAAPVPGAPELRFRNEPLPSERELRREAIDLGADVLINHHPHVLQGFESYDGKLIAHSLGNFIFDLYYPETLPTVVLTLEIEKTGITGYTLTPAWIDDYITRPATGRLGREILDMLADYSLPMGALVAVDPSTDRARIHLDPASAPSSAELVQAALPFRADGAAAVSRPLELAGQGSLSRLVSLAGDGLGAWEYRVGRELLWHGGFEDEGASLWDVNTADEWYDDTESVAGARSLALRRSESDGVAAGTDLDRHLPCDATREHSALGWMKGANAYGANVLVRFYPERNAGSPVSSEALGPALDGTVDWFDQWIDLTTPAEGNWFELRCTLDPPPGAIAHAWFDELKFVEWEPWQPGGGDVDVPHPGNLRFVQFRSANPALTEATLVYEETRYAQDLTGLPGEAAPPAAGTLEQNFPNPFNPSTRLTLSLPAGAAPTATRLTVHDVQGRQVATLFDGALAPGQRLSLDWDGRDDGGHRLASGVYFARARFGDRSETRKLVLLR is encoded by the coding sequence ATGTCACGGCTCGCGCTCGTCGCCCTCGCCCTGCTGCTCGCCACCGCCGCCGCTGCCTCCCCGCTTCCGCGAAGCGGAGACCAGCCCCGTGCGCCCATGGCGCGCGGGGACATTGTCGAGGACTTCGAGTCCGGCAGCGTCACCCTCGACAGCTACCCCGGCCAGGACGCCGAGCCCGGCGCCTGGGAGCTCATCACCAGCGGCACCCACGAAGGCAGCGCCTTTTCGCTGCGCATCTTCGGCAACAGCTGGAAGACCGAGAGCGTCTCGCCGCGCGTGGTGACGGCCGGCACGGTGTGGCAGGTGGCGGTCCACGTCGAGGACGTGGGCGAGATGCAGGCTTTCGGCGTGGGCGACGGCGCCAACGAGCTGCTCTACACGCTGGCCGGCGACCAGCTGCCGACGGGCCCCACCTGGTGGACGGTCTACCAGGGCGCCTTCCCCACGGGCGAGTGGCGCGTCTACCTGCTCCCGATCGGCGAGGACTGGCAGGCCACGCACGGTTACCTGCCGACGGTGGACCGCCTGATCTTCGTCAACGACAACGACGACGGCGGGCAGGGCGAGACGCGCTTCGATGCGGTGGTGGACGTCACCGACGACCTGCCCGTGCCGCCCACGGTCGACGCCACCTACACCGTGACCGCGCTCACCCGGCTCGCCGCCGACCGCTGGCGCGCGGGCGTGCAGTTCGACGCCACGGTCACCGACCCCGACTCGCCCAGCCACGAGTACTTCTGGGACTTCGGCGACGGCACGAGCAGCGCCGAGCCCGCGCCCTATCACGACTTCGTCGTGCAGGCCGACTACCACTACGCGGTGGGGCTGATCGTCACCGATCCGGACGGCCTCACCGGCGGCGACACCTGTCAGGTGGCCGTGGAGCCCGGCGAGAGCCAGGGACCGATCACGGTGAACTTCGTCGGCGACATCATGATAGGTCGCAGCTACGAAAGCCCTGGGGGCATCATCGCCACGCAGGGCGTCGACGCGATCTTCGCGCCCAGCAAGCCCATCTTCGCCGACGCCGCCGACCTCAGCGTCTGCAACCTGGAGTGCGCCTTCACGGACCAGGGGACGGCCCATCCCACCAAGAGCGTCGTCTTCCGCGCGCGCCCGGAGAACTTCGTGGGAGTGGCCAACGCGGGCATCGATCTGTGCGACCTGGGCAACAATCACATCGTGGACTACGGCGAGATCGGCATGCTGCAGACCCAGCAGCTCTGCGACGATGCGGGCATCGCCTGGATGGGCGCCGGCTCCGACGACCGCCGCGCCCTCGCGTCCGCCTTCCTCAGCGAGCGGGGCATCCGCCTCGGCTTCCTCGGCCTCTCCAACCGCACCGGCCGGCGCTGGAACTACCAGCCCTTCCTCGACGCCGGCGCCAGCAAGCCGGGCTTCGCCTATCTGATCCCCAAGAACCTCGAGGAGGCCATCGACGCGGTGCGGGACGAGGCCGACATCGTGATCGTGCAGACCCACAGCGGCAACGAGTACGAGACCCAGGGCGCGCCCGACGAGGGCGAGCCCGGCGGCGCCAAGTCCCTGCCCGGCGGCTCGCTGCCGCTGGTCGAACCGCCGGTCGAGGCCGCGGCGCCCGTGCCCGGCGCGCCCGAACTGCGCTTCCGCAACGAGCCGCTCCCCTCGGAGCGCGAGCTGCGGCGGGAGGCGATCGACCTGGGCGCGGACGTCCTCATCAACCACCATCCCCACGTGCTGCAGGGCTTCGAGTCCTACGACGGCAAGCTGATCGCCCACAGCCTCGGCAACTTCATCTTCGACCTCTACTATCCCGAGACCCTGCCCACCGTGGTGCTGACGCTGGAGATCGAGAAGACGGGCATCACGGGCTACACGCTCACGCCGGCCTGGATCGACGACTACATCACCCGGCCGGCCACGGGCCGCCTGGGCCGCGAGATCCTCGACATGCTCGCCGACTACTCGCTGCCCATGGGCGCGCTGGTGGCGGTGGATCCGTCCACCGACCGCGCGCGCATCCATCTGGATCCGGCGAGCGCGCCGAGCAGCGCCGAACTGGTGCAGGCCGCGCTGCCCTTCCGCGCGGACGGCGCCGCGGCCGTGAGCCGGCCCCTCGAGCTGGCGGGGCAGGGCTCGCTGTCGCGGCTGGTCTCGCTCGCGGGCGACGGCCTCGGGGCCTGGGAGTACCGCGTGGGCCGCGAGCTGCTCTGGCACGGCGGCTTCGAGGACGAGGGCGCGTCGCTCTGGGACGTCAACACGGCCGACGAATGGTACGACGACACCGAGTCCGTGGCGGGGGCGCGCTCCCTCGCGCTGCGCCGCAGCGAGAGCGACGGCGTGGCCGCGGGCACGGACCTCGACCGCCACCTGCCCTGCGACGCCACCCGCGAGCACAGCGCCCTGGGCTGGATGAAGGGCGCGAACGCCTACGGCGCGAACGTGCTCGTGCGCTTCTACCCCGAGCGCAACGCGGGCAGTCCCGTCAGCAGCGAGGCGCTCGGCCCCGCGCTCGACGGCACCGTCGACTGGTTCGACCAGTGGATCGACCTGACCACGCCCGCCGAGGGCAACTGGTTCGAGCTGCGCTGCACGCTCGACCCGCCGCCGGGGGCCATCGCGCACGCCTGGTTCGACGAGCTCAAGTTCGTGGAGTGGGAACCCTGGCAGCCGGGTGGCGGCGACGTGGACGTCCCCCATCCGGGCAACCTGCGCTTCGTGCAGTTCCGCAGCGCGAATCCGGCGCTGACGGAGGCCACGCTCGTCTACGAGGAGACGCGCTACGCGCAGGACCTCACCGGGCTGCCGGGCGAAGCCGCGCCCCCCGCCGCGGGCACGCTGGAGCAGAACTTCCCCAACCCCTTCAATCCCAGCACGCGGCTCACGCTGTCCCTGCCGGCCGGCGCCGCCCCCACGGCGACGCGCCTGACCGTGCACGACGTGCAGGGACGTCAGGTGGCCACGCTCTTCGACGGCGCGCTCGCCCCCGGCCAGCGCCTGTCCCTCGACTGGGATGGCCGCGACGACGGCGGCCACCGCCTTGCCAGCGGCGTCTACTTCGCACGCGCCCGCTTCGGCGATCGCAGCGAGACGCGGAAGCTCGTCCTGCTGCGCTAA